acactggaactccatgcaaccttactatctcttctacatacacctgcgccaacttgtccacagaatagttactcctgactggaataaagtgagcagatttagtgagtctatccacaatcacccatatggagtctagcctgttggacgtcgccggtaaccccactacaaaatccatagctatattctcccatttccattctggaatcggcagtgggttcagcattccagccggcttctggtgttctagcttcaccctttgacatgtctcgcaggctgacacaaattgtaccacttctctcttcatcgctggccaccaatacacccttctcagatcttgatacatcttggtggctctagggtgaacgttatacctcgcattatgagcttccctcataatgtcttccttcaaactgctatcatctggtacacataacctcttaccgtgccgaaggatcccctcactgtcaaatgtGAACTCCGCattgttgccagactgaacagtcctggcaatctttactaactcggggtcttcgtgctgtttcagagccacttgctctagaaacactggtgtaactctcatctgtgcgattaaagcacctgtaccagataactgcaactgtagtcCTTCTTCCATGAGTCTGTAGAAGTcattcaccaccggtcttctttcTACTGAAACgtgagataaactgccaagtgacttccggcttaaggcatcagctacaacattagccttacccggatgatactggatcttgcaatcataatcactgagcaattctacccaccatctctgtctcaagtttaactctctctgactcaagatgtgctgtaggctcttatgatctgtgtagATCTCACAcgttaccccatagaggtaatgcctccacatcttaagtgcaaagataacagctgccatctccagatcgtgtgtcggatagttcagctcgtgcttcttcagctgtctagaagcataagctatcactctgtccttctgcatcaacacacaacctaatcccactcgggatgcatcacagaataatgtgaaatcttcatcactgatcggcagagctaacaccggtgctgaagtcaaccgtctcttcaactcttcaaaactctcatcacatttctctgaccatacaaacttctgattctttctggtcagtctggtcataggagcagctatcttcgaaaagtcctgcacgaacctccgatagtagcctgccaaacccagaaaacttttgatctcagtcactgtcgtgggtataggccagttggctactgcctctaccttcttgggatctactgctacaccttcctctgatacaacatgtcccaaaaaggaaatgctccttagccagaactcgcacttggagaacttggcatacaagccatgctctctcaaggtctgaaGCACTATCcgtagatgctgggcatgctcctctgcattcctggagtacaccaagatatcatcaataaagacgatcacaaaacgatccaagtactctctgaaaactcggttcatgagatccatgaatgctgcaggggcgttagtcaacccgaacggcattactaggaactcataatgcccatatctggtcctgaaagcggtcttggatacatcttcttccctgatcttcaactggtggtatccggatctcagatctatcttcgaGAAACACCCTGCTCCtgacagctggtcgaatagatcatcgatcctgggtagaggatacttgttcttgatagtgactttgttcaactgtctgtagtcgatacaaagtcgaagagatccatccttctttttgacaaacagtactggagcaccccagggtgaggtactcgggcggatgaaacccttgtctaccaagtcctgtaactgctctttcaactctttcagctctgctggtaccatcctgtagggaggaatagagatcggtctggtaccaggcatcaattcgatcttgaactctatgTCCCTAtcgggtggtagtcctggaagctcttcaggaaacacatctgggaactctctaaccactggtactgaggacggttccctaacctgactgtctagctccctcacatgagctatgaacccctgacaacccctcctcaacaacctatgagcctgaagggctgatatcaaccccttaggtgtccccctcctatctcctctgaagacacactctgacccatcctggtctttgaaactaactaccttgtctctacagttcagggtagcatcatatgtagataaccaatccatccctagaatgacatcaaaatctgtcaactctagaaccaccaggtcagctggaaggtatctaccctctatgcacactggactgaaccgacagactgactctgccaaagatggatcacatttgggtccactgacccaaagaggacactctaactcggacaccatcagacccaacctctttgcggctctagaagaaatgaaagagtgagaagcaccggggtccatcaaagcatacacctctgaacacccaatgatgagattacctgacaccactgtgttcgaagtgtctgcctcctgctgagtcatggtgaaaatctgtgctggggctgacggacctgcacctcgggaacccatccctgatgaagaggctgcccctcttcctctacctctgccactgcttggtggtatggctgaagctactggctgtactacactacCTGTACTCATCTGTTGGGATGGTgaaaccaaagtcgcctgaggacattcctgtgcataatgtccctcctgcccacatctatagcaggctgtagatcccaacaaacaagctcctttgtgcggtctcccacacctcttgcaaactggaagatctacgccagagctggagccactactcattcccagacctgacttcagcctgttccagaacttgcctctttttcctctgagtttatcccatctcttcttgctcacactcactgtactctgtgaggaggaacctggtttaacaccagaagactgtgcctttggtTGCTTGACTATtccctgacttatggcactggcctccatcttcctagcaGCATCCataatagagtggaaactctccttctctgcgtgaaggatcaaagagaaatacctggcaTAAAGCcgcgtggcatatctctttgccttcttctgatctgtctcATACgcttgacccacgtatggtaacaattccaggaacttatctgtatactcatcaacgctcatctcctccgtctgtctcaactgctcaaactccacaacctttagctccctggaactgtcaggaaaagcccacccagcaaattcgttagcgaactcttcccatgtcatactgtctattttggggtccacatagttcttgaaccattctctggctttcttgcactttaaggtgaacccttccatctcaatggctctgcaatcatctgctcctaactcgcttgttatcattctgactgcactgagatactcaaagggatcatctcctgtattgaatttaggagcatccaactttaagtactccgtcatcttcaccttactcccccctgaagaactaggttgttgtgcttccacaacaggggctactggttcaggtggtggtggtggaggtactgtttctctctCTTCTGGCTGTGCTGAACTTGGaggaacaggtgggggtggatacatgtgatatggtggatagaaggaaggatagggcatatatggcatgtagggtggatatggggcgaaGCTGGAGAactccgacgtgcctcccatcggataccctgggccctgtggaaagggtgaatAGCCAAACCCTgcggcctgaccgcctccctgggactcccccataccttcttctgaccttccaacacccatgcttacatctctactctgatcaccctccatcacacctctttcttctactgaccttccccctctgcttactcctcttctgctctcgtcagaagaccttctagggtctcttgacgttccctccctgcttgacctgtgaatcattgcccttggcaatgcaggaggacgagcagctgtaccctcactggcaggtgggactccaatcaatctagctgatcgacgagttcctcgcatcttaactctctggaaaacagcacataacataacacataagcatcacatataacagaatgcacatgcatgaatcatggcatttcacatcatcataaagacaggactgacatcctatcctagtggacatgttttcctatggtgcttgacctgctaaaacccctatgagcccaactctaactcgataggtccgaccatgtgaacctaggactctgataccaatctgtaacagcccgaaaaccgaactgctaccggcactaggatccagatctacttaaggtcgccgggacccgtagtaagcctgctatactgtctgtgtgcctgtgaaatcccatacatgatcctacATTTTCTCTCAActcataaaaacttttcttttctccaaggcttaacctgtgcatgcactataactcATAACTCATAACTCATCATGGTAAGCCTGGTGATCTCATATACATCTCATAATCAAagaaaacatacataacatGATCATGTggatacaaaaagggattacaactctataagtcaagcacaagtctatacactgtacactatctctttacaatgacatgtccacactagctattacatatctcttCTTCTGCTATACCCTGTTGGactccctctgaactctgaacctgcaaacctggggataggggagagggatgagctatacaagcccaatgaacaaaactataaaacatgatttGAAAATAATGATGTCATGGAATGCACaacatcacatcatctcagggatagacatgaccaccaaaaatcccaatccataaaaggatgtctggcctagccaggtcttacaacctcagtctgcctggcccagccaggtcttactaactctgcctgcctggcccggccaggtcttactatctctgctgcctgatctaatcaggtcttacctacagatggctgcctggctcggctaggtcttataacagagtttgggctattggagtcgccttggtctattcccagcctcatacgcatcgtattatgcaatgcatcatagtcgtgaaactaatgcaagcatcctactagactcattatgatgcatgagatatgcttaaagcagtttagttctgaaaaaagaagttccactcaccttaggctgactctgtactcacTCTgtaggttctgaagcagtgctcactgctgatctctggggtttctctggtccgtacctacacaggtggacacaaatgagggaccaaactaactcaagaacatctctaagaaactccccaaaaaccctctaaaagatcctaaaacaatcatataaaacatgcaaaagaaagctggacagggcactttcggcggcaggttcggcggccgaaacccctcttcagagacgaaactcatgcatgttcggcggcaccttcggcggccgaaggtctcgtccagagacgaaactcacactctttcggtggccgaactccctctttcggcggccgaaagtccctttctaaaccgaaagcctagctttcgggggcaagctttggcagccgaaactgcctccacaaggggttcggcggccgaacctggttttgcccaaaggacagaaccctgctctgttttcATGCAAACTCACCCAAAaattacccaacatgcatatcaactactcccaactagcacataccatataacatgcataaagaggtccaaaactatcctaaaacctcaaacaaacatagcacataacacttaaacatgcttgaacaccaaagatcaccaaaaacctcatctaaacctaaacatgcttaCTATCCATAccaacttcataaaacctttaaaactcatcaaagaagctcaggatcttcacttacctcttaaagaacttgaggatgaaggatcctaacgtggagatatagagaaatcctctctcaaagctccaagcttcaaaacttgggtattttgctcaaaaccttcaaaacacactcaaactcttaaaacccttgaaagatttggtgaaaatcatgaaaaacatgaaagtcaacttgggaagggttttggctcacctctggctgcaggtggaggagaaaatatcctccttccaccgacccttgacccttttataggtggctggccagaccaccttcggcagccgaacgtgaagccgaaaccatgcaatattcggcggccgaaagtgaccttcggcggccgaacctttgcatttctcccttattgcttttctttccaaactcatttcctttaacacttttaaaacattcaaaactcttaacaacacataaaaacatatgcattacccttctcgagggttccgacactcgagattccaccggactacaggaattccgatgccggactcaagccgggtattacaggaattccgatgccggactcaagccgggtattacagtatatatcatagaaattatttattattgaattacatataaaattaataatttatcatttatatatatatatatattataaaaaataagataaatattttaactaatataattatttttataatatttatatttattttatatgtataaataattgattaatatgtattaaaatttatgttttacAATTAGGAAATACTAAAGGAATACTATGATTTAAATATAAGATAAAGTCTCATCAGATATCGGCCTATGAGAAAAACGTTAAATTAAGAGTTGATCGAAAGGACCGACCCCGTCTTATTACCAAACAGATAAACATATTGTGTTGGCGAAAATACatattaaatctttaattttttatgtttttataaagaGAATTAGGGATGGAGAGTTGCTatgcaattttatttttatttgttattttaaagAATGGGGATTAGACTTGCCAAATTTCATAGGTTTTATTAAGAATATTGTTTGGTTTAAAGTAGTTGTAGAgatcaaaatattaattaaaaataatatgatcTTGATTTGTGATATAGAGGAATTTCTTCTTAGAAAGGTTTAGAAATTTATTCGTTGATTGTTCTtccctctcttttttttttatttattaatttctttctaaaaaatattttaatatttatctcTAAAAATAGAATCTAATTAACCAAAGTTTCTAGAAATAGAATCTAATTAATCAAATGAAAACTATTGactttatttgattcaaaatgTCCTAATTTCTAGAAAATATGTTTTTaaggaaatatattttttaaaaaattatattatcagAGGTAGATATAATTGTATTtggtatataaattaattttttaaaaagtaaaattatttttaaataataaaaaataataatatttataatataattttaaatataataaattaataaatttaatacaaTTTAACTAGAAAAATGTAACTTTAACTGTAACTAATTACGTTACTTCTCTTTTAtaaggaaaataatttaaaatgtaaaattttgcACTTCGTGAGAAGTGCTACTTCCTTCTTTTACTTATCTTCAACTCAATAAGCCAATAGATATTCGGCCAGAAAATAAAGAGATAGGAATTTGGTTCTCCCCTACCAACTTTAACAAGATGATGgcagaataaataaatgaattatatgTAGTAGAAATAGAAGagggatttttttaaaaaaaattaacataagTTAAATTCTATcgtatttttagaaaataataataaaaaaataataattaaatatatgttGCAGCTGTTGGATGATAAATCTGGAAagaaaattactaaataaataaaatcatctTAATTTTGACTTATCAtgctaagtttttttttttttttttcctccaagCAATAtatcaagaaaataaatttaatttacataagaaaaataaataaataaataaataaagaattttcAAGGAGAATTTACTTTGTATATATGCATTGGATGTTCACACTCTTTTGTGCCATATCAAATCAAAGTTAGGAATTActagcttcttttttttttttctactagATAAGATTCCACTAAAGGCATCACATTATCTTTCACAAATATATAActacaacttttttttttaaaatacgtGCATAAGCTGAAatctatcaaaatttaaaatctggatttttttatagtatagaaaaatagaaaatatttaattagatcAATTTTACAAATCATCAAATCAGAGTTCTATTAATTCGGCCTTTGGCTTTGGAATCCTTCTCTATCACCAACTCATTGCTCGGTGATCTTTTCGTCACCATTTTATCTCTACCGATGAGAAAATGGATCAAAGCGGTAAACTCCTCAAGGATACCAGAGGATACAGTTGTGGCAGATGCCGACAAAGATTATTACCAAACACATCAAATGTCCCAGAAATCCAACTCCAATGCCCAGCATGCAAACGAATTGCATCTGCTGCTGCATGTAAAACAGATGGCACCGTTTCTTACGTTGTCGAAAAGTTCAAGAATAAGTTGTTACGACGTAATAATCGTCAAGAAAGTGATGATTCAGAGAAATTCATCTCATTGAATTGGAACCCTTCTCCATTGAAGTCATCATCACCACCTTCTTCTTCTCGATCTGATCGTAGACCGAGGAAACGAGCAGTGCTTGTCGGAGTAACTTACAAGAGGTGGAAGTACATGCTCAAAGGAACTGTCAATGATGTCAGGAATATGAGAAGTTTCTTAATCGAAAGTTTCAGTTTCCTACCACAGAACATCCTCGTTCTCACAGGTAATATGTTCCCTAGTTGATAGCTTTTGAAGATCAAATGCAAAATTGTTGCTTATATTCGAAGTTGTCAAGCTCTGAAAACAAGTTCAATAACGCTAAATAAAGGTTCTGATTTTATGTTAGTGCAGAAGATGAAACAGAACCCTATCTAATTCCTACAAAGAAAAACATTCAGATATCCTTGCAATGGCTTGTAAATGATTGCCGATCGGGTGACTCACTGGTGTTCTATTTCTCCGGCCACGGCTTGCGACAACCGGATTTTAATGGGGATGAACGTGATGGGTTTGATGAAACAATTTGCCCAGTTGATTTCTTGAAAGAAGGAATGATTTATGATAATGATATTAATTCCACCATTGTTTGGCCACTTCCTAAAGGTGTCACTCTTCATGCTATTGTTGATGCTTGTCACAGCGGGACAATTCTTGATCTTGTCTATGTTTACAACAGAGAAAagtaagtttttttattttgttctcTTTCTGCTCAGTTGTGAGAATTTCTTTCCATACctgaggagaaaaaaaaaatattgaaatggtaatttttatttcttgaaACAGAGACGAGTGGGAAGACAATTTTCCTCCAAATGGTACAAGGAAACATACCAATGGTGGATTAGCAATTTCTATCAGTGCCTGTGAAGACAACCAAATGGCTGCGGATACCACtgtaagaaaaatatatatattcttgacgtgcaataattattttatacaacatgaaaaagaaaagaaatttgatgtgtatgaaaatttttctttttaactgtAATTTCagtacaattaaaataatttaaaatatttaaagtaaaCTTAATTTCATTATGATTATAACATAATTAaagaaatttgataaaaaaaattaataaattttttattaataaaaaataaaaaatttaatagaaaattatCAATGACATAATCAACTGCATCTTCCATTTcaaataagaaatttaataaaaaaatataaattgaattgaatttttattaaattttttatcctaAACAAATATTTAAGGAAATTTAGCAAAGTTAATTAAGGAATAAGgcttttttaaactataaaccAACATATAACAAAAGAAAATacaatataattttgaaaataccTCCAACGGAAGGGATGGGATAAGACAACGTTAGGAGTGAGCAGTATTTgatttaaatcaaaaaaattaattgaatcgaattaatttaaaattttagtgaatcgacctgaatcagaccgattcatttcaatttgatttttaatcaaaattggttcaatttttataaatatcaaaattttaatttttaatttattcagttcgatttaaaaccgaaccgactgAATATGCTGACTCTAAATAACACAAGTCCCATCTCCTTTAAAAAAAGGTTTTGAATTTGAATCACAACACTTTTAAAATTTGGGATGGAGTACTTAGCGGATCTGTTTAATgcgaatttaatttattattttattttatttataaaatctgCTGAATGCTTATTTTCTATTGAAATAACTTATATTACAGGCTTTCACAGAAAAGGGCATGAATGGTGCTCTGACTTATCTTCTAATAGAGATTGTGAAGAAAAACCCAAATAGTACATACAAAGAACTACTTGATAATATACATGAAGCCATTGTTGCAGTCAATAATAGCGGATGCCTTTTTTCAAGAGTCTTAAGATCAGTGTTAGGCAACATGATATTACAGGTTACCTTTTATTCTATAACTCTAGCTTTTGATGTTTGTTTCTCAAGAAAAACATATGATTTCTCATGATAATGCTAATTGATGTGTGCAGAAGGCtcaactttcggcttccgaaccaTTTGATGtcagaaagaaaaaatttattttgtaatcatAAGAAAATAACAGATGATGATCAGCATTGTTTTGAAGACAATTTACAACTCACTGAATATCATAAGAGTAAGTTGTTAATCGAGAAGATTAATCCGCTCACTGGTATTGAAATCATCTACGAAATTATGAAGTCTAGATCAGAGCCGATATCAAAAAAGTTAATAGTACGagaattattttcaatttaatctgGTGAGGATGAAGTTCATGTAGAATTGCTTTTgtaatcatatgaaccaaaaagttcaaaaatcattcaaattaatgaaaattgagAAAAGTGTCACTGAGGATGAAGTTCATGTAGAATTGCTTTTgtaatcatatgaaccaaaaagttcaaaaatcattcaaattaatgaaaattgagAAAAGTGTCACT
This region of Manihot esculenta cultivar AM560-2 chromosome 10, M.esculenta_v8, whole genome shotgun sequence genomic DNA includes:
- the LOC110624601 gene encoding metacaspase-1 isoform X2; translation: MDQSGKLLKDTRGYSCGRCRQRLLPNTSNVPEIQLQCPACKRIASAAACKTDGTVSYVVEKFKNKLLRRNNRQESDDSEKFISLNWNPSPLKSSSPPSSSRSDRRPRKRAVLVGVTYKRWKYMLKGTVNDVRNMRSFLIESFSFLPQNILVLTEDETEPYLIPTKKNIQISLQWLVNDCRSGDSLVFYFSGHGLRQPDFNGDERDGFDETICPVDFLKEGMIYDNDINSTIVWPLPKGVTLHAIVDACHSGTILDLVYVYNREKDEWEDNFPPNGTRKHTNGGLAISISACEDNQMAADTTAFTEKGMNGALTYLLIEIVKKNPNSTYKELLDNIHEAIVAVNNSGCLFSRVLRSVLGNMILQKAQLSASEPFDVRKKKFIL
- the LOC110624601 gene encoding metacaspase-1 isoform X1, with amino-acid sequence MDQSGKLLKDTRGYSCGRCRQRLLPNTSNVPEIQLQCPACKRIASAAACKTDGTVSYVVEKFKNKLLRRNNRQESDDSEKFISLNWNPSPLKSSSPPSSSRSDRRPRKRAVLVGVTYKRWKYMLKGTVNDVRNMRSFLIESFSFLPQNILVLTEDETEPYLIPTKKNIQISLQWLVNDCRSGDSLVFYFSGHGLRQPDFNGDERDGFDETICPVDFLKEGMIYDNDINSTIVWPLPKGVTLHAIVDACHSGTILDLVYVYNREKDEWEDNFPPNGTRKHTNGGLAISISACEDNQMAADTTAFTEKGMNGALTYLLIEIVKKNPNSTYKELLDNIHEAIVAVNNSGCLFSRVLRSVLGNMILQNSRKRRCVLSLIKNMHKGNGKFSRSLRGLSISSMTMKIRNL